A genomic window from Nicotiana sylvestris chromosome 11, ASM39365v2, whole genome shotgun sequence includes:
- the LOC104230499 gene encoding uncharacterized protein, translating into MWNILVTMRKNLQNMGKSPRVGDENMINIRVDQTAGGRSSRQNWHGFSIIYGILRAPIYLFSCLNHPRINGTDGVWVSGDFSQVSEMNHLMVSDSMRYAILM; encoded by the coding sequence ATGTGGAATATATTAGTAACAATGAGGAAAAACTTACAAAATATGGGAAAAAGTCCAAGAGTTGGAGAtgaaaatatgattaatattagAGTTGATCAAACTGCAGGAGGAAGATCATCAAGGCAGAATTGGCATGGTTTTTCGATTATATATGGCATTTTACGCGCACCTATTTATTTGTTTTCGTGCTTAAATCATCCGCGAATTAATGGAACAGATGGAGTTTGGGTTTCTGGagatttttctcaagtttctgaAATGAATCATCTTATGGTTAGTGATAGTATGAGGTATGCAATATTAATGTGA